Proteins encoded within one genomic window of Setaria italica strain Yugu1 chromosome IV, Setaria_italica_v2.0, whole genome shotgun sequence:
- the LOC101760131 gene encoding cysteine-rich receptor-like protein kinase 10, protein MAPEGLLGVHRRLLDEAPAPVSDVTGHGSGSGSSSEAMRIMVGVLVTVIVCTLLYCVYCWRWRKRNAIRRSLLDSLWPRSSSDLPLMDLASILAATDNFSEANKLGEGGFGPVYRGVLSGGSEIAVKRLSARSRQGAAEFRNEVELIAKLQHRNLVRLLGWCAERDEKLLVYEYLPNRSLDAFVFDPSKSAQLGWSTRHDVILGIARGLLYLHEDSLLKVVHRDLKASNVLLDHKMSPKISDFGMAKIFEDDSDAINTGRIVGTYGYMAPEFALEGVFSVKSDVFSFGVLLLEILSGQRNGALYLEEHQQSLIQDAWKLWTQDLAAEFMDPSLGRSYSKDEAWRCYHVGLLCVQENPDVRPTMSNVLLMLISDHMKLPDPAMPPLFTRLRKIPLSAMPLTTKTESTTSPQSINDVSITIIEPR, encoded by the exons ATGGCGCCGGAGGGTCTTCTTGGCGTCCACCGCCGCCTGTTGGACGaggccccggcgccggtgagTGACGTGACGGggcacggctccggctccggctcgaGCTCGGAAGCGATGCGGATAATGGTGGGCGTGCTGGTGACGGTCATCGTCTGCACGCTGCTCTACTGCGTCTACTGCTGGAGGTGGCGGAAGCGCAACG CCATCCGTAGATCCCTGCTGGACAGCCTGTGGCCGCGGTCGAGCTCGGACCTGCCGCTCATGGACCTCGcctccatcctcgccgccaccgaCAACTTCTCAGAGGCCAACAAGCTCGGCGAAGGCGGCTTCGGCCCTGTCTACAGA GGCGTGCTGAGCGGCGGGTCGGAGATCGCGGTGAAGCGGCTGTCGGCGCGGtcgcggcagggggcggcggagTTCCGGAACGAGGTGGAGCTTATCGCCAAGCTGCAGCACCGCAACCTGGTGCGCCTCCTGGGCTGGTGCGCCGAGCGCGACGAGAAGCTGCTCGTCTACGAGTACCTCCCCAACCGCAGCCTCGACGCCTTCGTCTTCG ATCCGAGCAAGAGCGCGCAGCTGGGGTGGAGCACCCGTCACGACGTCATCCTCGGCATCGCCCGCGGCCTGCTCTACCTCCACGAGGACTCGCTGCTCAAGGTCGTGCACCGGGACCTAAAGGCCAGCAACGTGCTCCTCGACCACAAGATGAGCCCCAAGATCTCCGACTTCGGCATGGCCAAGATCTTCGAGGACGATTCCGACGCCATCAACACGGGCCGCATCGTCGGAACATA CGGGTACATGGCGCCGGAGTTCGCGTTGGAGGGCGTCTTCTCGGTAAAGTCAGACGTGTTCAGCTTCGGTGTCCTCCTCCTCGAGATCTTGAGCGGACAGCGGAACGGCGCATTGTacctggaggagcaccagcAATCTCTCATCCAAGAT GCATGGAAGCTGTGGACCCAAGATCTCGCGGCCGAGTTCATGGACCCGTCGCTCGGGCGCTCCTACTCCAAGGACGAGGCCTGGCGATGCTACCACGTCGGCCTTCTCTGCGTGCAGGAGAACCCCGACGTCCGGCCGACCATGTCCAACGTCCTGCTCATGCTCATCAGCGACCACATGAAGCTCCCTGACCCGGCCATGCCGCCACTGTTCACGCGACTGAGGAAGATCCCCTTGTCAGCGATGCCACTCACGACCAAGACGGAGTCAACGACGTCTCCCCAGTCGATCAACGATGTGTCCATCACCATAATCGAACCGCGATGA